One genomic region from Thermoleptolyngbya sichuanensis A183 encodes:
- a CDS encoding GNAT family N-acetyltransferase, translating into MHWHIRDLQPDEPDTIQQLAAMLVDVFGQMEHGWRDMPSAVAEVEESLEGDRLSRIAVLPTGEVIGWIGAIAQYGGSAWELHPLVVQRNWRGRGVGRSLVQDLEQQAAAQGVHTLYLGTDDELGQTSLFGVDLYSDPFQHIAQIRNPGNHPYEFYQKMGFQIVGVLPDVNGPGKPDILMAKRLVQDFLT; encoded by the coding sequence ATGCACTGGCACATCCGCGATTTGCAGCCCGATGAACCCGACACGATTCAGCAATTGGCAGCAATGCTGGTGGATGTCTTTGGCCAGATGGAGCATGGCTGGCGCGATATGCCGTCTGCGGTGGCAGAGGTGGAGGAATCGCTAGAGGGCGATCGCCTCAGCCGGATTGCCGTATTGCCGACGGGTGAAGTGATTGGCTGGATTGGGGCGATCGCCCAGTATGGCGGTTCTGCTTGGGAGCTACATCCGCTAGTGGTGCAGCGCAACTGGCGCGGGCGGGGTGTCGGGCGATCGCTCGTACAAGACCTAGAACAACAAGCCGCGGCGCAGGGTGTCCACACCCTGTATCTGGGCACAGACGATGAACTGGGTCAAACCAGCCTGTTTGGGGTTGACCTCTACTCTGACCCATTTCAGCACATCGCCCAAATTCGCAATCCCGGCAACCACCCCTACGAGTTCTATCAAAAGATGGGCTTTCAGATTGTCGGTGTGCTGCCCGATGTCAACGGGCCCGGCAAGCCCGACATCCTCATGGCAAAACGGCTAGTGCAGGATTTCCTGACCTGA